In Halovivax gelatinilyticus, the following are encoded in one genomic region:
- a CDS encoding carotenoid biosynthesis protein — MTDGRVFAILTTTLGLVALIHALATWPIEATVALFLGGAIVAFVGEYVVIRIGWLEHHVGPFLLGVPLYVLFGWTATVYVAFRVSLVVTPGVAAILLAGILATTYDVLTDHRGVEDGHWTYTDGVPGPRFREVPWWNFAGWFVISTGTAALAYPFL; from the coding sequence ATGACAGACGGACGAGTGTTCGCGATACTTACGACCACGTTGGGGCTTGTGGCGCTGATTCACGCCCTCGCGACCTGGCCGATCGAAGCGACAGTGGCGCTGTTTCTCGGCGGAGCCATCGTCGCGTTCGTCGGCGAATACGTCGTGATTCGGATCGGGTGGCTCGAACATCACGTGGGTCCGTTCCTTCTCGGCGTCCCCCTCTACGTTCTGTTCGGGTGGACTGCCACGGTGTACGTGGCCTTTCGCGTCTCGCTCGTCGTGACGCCTGGCGTCGCTGCGATACTACTAGCCGGGATACTCGCGACGACCTACGACGTTCTCACCGATCACCGGGGCGTCGAAGACGGTCACTGGACGTACACCGACGGGGTTCCGGGACCTCGATTTCGCGAGGTGCCGTGGTGGAACTTCGCGGGGTGGTTCGTGATCAGTACCGGAACGGCCGCGCTCGCCTATCCGTTTTTGTGA
- a CDS encoding CBS domain-containing protein encodes MPIENLARSDVITAPTDESVEELASTMDEQSVGSIVITDGDEPVGIVTDRDLAMRVLGDGTDPESATAEDVMTDELTTIERGSGFYQAAEMMSENAVRRLPVTDDGHLAGIITADDFTELLADEQAQLSTIIQAQRPEY; translated from the coding sequence ATGCCAATCGAAAATCTTGCACGGTCGGACGTCATCACGGCACCTACTGACGAATCGGTCGAAGAGCTCGCCAGTACGATGGACGAACAGAGCGTCGGCAGTATCGTGATAACCGACGGCGACGAACCCGTTGGGATCGTCACCGATCGGGATCTCGCGATGCGCGTACTCGGCGACGGGACGGATCCGGAATCGGCCACCGCTGAAGACGTAATGACCGACGAGCTGACGACGATCGAACGCGGGTCGGGATTCTATCAGGCCGCAGAAATGATGAGCGAGAACGCCGTCCGGCGATTGCCGGTGACCGACGACGGACACCTCGCCGGAATCATCACCGCCGACGATTTTACGGAATTACTCGCGGACGAACAGGCGCAACTGTCGACGATCATCCAAGCCCAACGACCGGAGTACTGA
- a CDS encoding Gfo/Idh/MocA family protein, protein MSSSSQFAGIGVGVVGLGGMGQLHASTVQELGGNVVAGADISADARNAFSATFDAACYEHHDQLIADDAVQAVIVTTPNRFHEPITIAALEEGCHVLVEKPLAHSLDSARRIADAAHRSDTTCMVGFHNRHAGSAQLFDAQRAADRFGDVRHVEANYVRRRGIPGTGSWFTDPSLAGGGALIDIGVHALDLALYAMGFPEVIEVSGTTRTGFGNRETYADPDGFGSVSDGGLSEVEDSVTAFVRCEGGRTISLEAAWASNREPSMDLYVRGEGAGAHFEIGDSDCRILDTGVAGIDHYEDVILSGDSSVAGYRVQDEQFLSCVANGAAPETNTIAEALCVQRVIDAIYESAAQNRAIELESYQHQTSTRQTPHARL, encoded by the coding sequence GTGAGTTCGTCGAGTCAGTTCGCCGGGATCGGCGTCGGCGTCGTCGGCCTCGGCGGTATGGGTCAGTTACACGCCTCGACGGTGCAAGAGCTCGGGGGTAACGTCGTTGCGGGGGCGGACATTTCGGCCGACGCGAGAAACGCGTTTAGTGCGACGTTCGACGCGGCCTGCTACGAACATCACGACCAGCTCATCGCCGATGACGCGGTACAAGCGGTTATCGTGACGACGCCCAATCGCTTCCACGAACCGATAACCATCGCCGCCCTTGAGGAAGGGTGTCACGTACTCGTCGAAAAGCCCCTCGCTCACTCGCTGGACAGCGCGCGGCGAATCGCCGACGCGGCCCACCGATCTGACACGACCTGCATGGTCGGATTTCACAATCGCCACGCCGGTTCGGCACAGCTGTTCGATGCACAACGAGCGGCCGATCGCTTCGGCGACGTCCGCCACGTCGAGGCGAACTATGTCAGGCGACGTGGCATCCCTGGTACCGGTTCCTGGTTTACGGATCCCTCGCTCGCTGGCGGTGGTGCGCTGATCGACATCGGCGTCCACGCGCTAGATCTCGCGCTCTACGCGATGGGGTTTCCGGAGGTGATCGAGGTCTCGGGGACGACCCGAACCGGATTCGGCAACCGCGAGACGTACGCCGACCCCGACGGGTTCGGCTCCGTCTCCGATGGTGGGCTCTCAGAGGTCGAAGATTCCGTCACCGCGTTCGTACGGTGTGAGGGCGGTCGGACGATCTCGTTAGAGGCCGCCTGGGCGTCGAATCGTGAACCGTCGATGGATCTCTACGTCCGCGGCGAAGGGGCCGGCGCACACTTCGAGATCGGCGACTCTGACTGTCGGATACTGGACACTGGCGTCGCGGGCATCGACCACTACGAAGACGTCATCCTCTCGGGAGACTCGTCGGTGGCCGGCTATCGCGTTCAGGACGAGCAATTTCTATCGTGCGTCGCTAACGGGGCCGCGCCCGAGACGAACACGATAGCGGAGGCGCTCTGCGTCCAGCGGGTAATCGACGCCATCTACGAGTCAGCCGCACAGAACCGCGCGATCGAACTCGAATCGTACCAGCACCAGACGTCGACGCGTCAGACGCCCCACGCCCGGCTCTAA
- a CDS encoding S9 family peptidase, protein MSDSTPQTKPYGEWASPITSSLVATAGLTFGHVDVDGDGIYWLEQRPADDGRGVIVRHDGRTSSDVTPPEIDVRTLVHEYGGGDFSVDSGVVYFSRFDDQQVYRQDGDDTIAITPEPERKRATRYADFEVAPGGDRLYCVRESHDVTATDGAENGDRGGETDADDSEPANELVCLPTGGESPPRVVANGHDFYASPRLSPDGSTLAWLTWDHPRMPWDGTKLHVASVEPDGTLPDERVVLGGPDESVFQPAWSPDGELFAVSDRTGWWNLYRIPIDRSNPARSDAVDPLVEREASYGGPQWQLGLSTYAFLDDGRICAIVTDAGRQHVEIIDGNDRTVASLPFETYANHVRSTGDGIVFVAGGATRPTSVVTWTPGAEPEIVRESMEFDVDNAYLATPDHERFEMRDGESAYAYVYPPTNPDVVEPTDDRPPLIAFVHGGPTGATTPTLDLSVQYFTSRGFAVADVNYRGSTGYGRAFREALYGEWGRHDVTDTIDVARHLANSGRADPDRLAVRGGSAGGYLVLSALAFHDAFDAGVSYYGVADLERLAQLTHKFESRYLDQLVGPYPDAADTYRDRSPVEHAGKVDAPVLLLQGEDDPVVPLSQAEAMVEALESNDVAHSLLVFEDERHGFRRAESRERAVEAELAFYADAFGLAVADERNE, encoded by the coding sequence ATGTCTGATTCGACCCCACAGACGAAGCCGTACGGCGAGTGGGCCTCGCCGATCACGTCGTCACTCGTCGCGACCGCCGGACTCACGTTCGGCCACGTCGACGTGGACGGCGACGGGATATACTGGCTCGAACAGCGACCGGCCGACGATGGCCGCGGGGTGATCGTCCGTCACGACGGCCGAACGTCGTCGGACGTGACACCGCCGGAGATTGACGTCCGGACACTCGTCCACGAGTACGGAGGTGGAGATTTCAGCGTCGATTCCGGCGTCGTCTACTTCAGTCGATTCGACGACCAACAGGTGTATCGCCAGGACGGTGACGACACGATCGCGATCACGCCGGAGCCCGAGCGAAAGCGCGCGACTCGCTACGCCGATTTCGAAGTTGCTCCGGGTGGCGACCGCCTCTACTGCGTCCGTGAGTCACACGACGTGACGGCGACCGACGGCGCTGAAAACGGGGATCGAGGCGGTGAGACCGACGCCGATGACTCGGAACCGGCGAACGAACTCGTCTGTCTGCCGACGGGCGGAGAGAGCCCGCCGAGGGTCGTCGCGAACGGTCACGATTTCTACGCCTCCCCGCGGCTCTCGCCGGACGGGTCGACGCTCGCCTGGCTCACCTGGGACCACCCGAGAATGCCCTGGGATGGGACCAAATTGCACGTCGCGTCCGTCGAACCCGACGGAACGCTACCGGACGAACGCGTCGTCCTCGGTGGTCCGGACGAATCCGTCTTCCAGCCGGCCTGGTCGCCCGATGGCGAACTATTCGCTGTCAGCGATCGAACTGGGTGGTGGAACCTCTACCGGATCCCGATAGATCGGTCGAACCCAGCCAGGTCGGACGCCGTCGATCCGCTCGTCGAGCGCGAAGCGTCCTACGGTGGTCCGCAGTGGCAACTCGGCCTGTCGACGTACGCGTTTCTGGACGACGGTCGGATCTGTGCCATCGTCACCGACGCGGGTCGCCAGCACGTCGAGATCATCGACGGGAACGATCGAACGGTCGCCTCGTTACCGTTCGAAACGTACGCGAATCACGTTCGATCCACCGGTGACGGAATCGTGTTCGTCGCCGGCGGTGCAACCAGACCGACGAGCGTCGTGACGTGGACGCCCGGAGCCGAACCCGAGATCGTTCGCGAGAGTATGGAATTCGACGTGGACAACGCCTACCTCGCAACGCCGGACCACGAGCGGTTCGAAATGCGCGACGGTGAATCCGCCTACGCCTACGTCTATCCGCCGACGAATCCGGACGTCGTCGAGCCGACGGACGATCGCCCGCCTCTAATCGCGTTCGTACACGGTGGACCGACCGGCGCGACCACGCCCACGTTAGACCTCTCCGTACAGTACTTCACCTCTCGCGGCTTCGCCGTCGCGGACGTTAATTACCGCGGTTCGACGGGATACGGTCGAGCGTTTCGCGAGGCGCTGTACGGCGAGTGGGGTCGACACGACGTTACGGACACGATCGACGTCGCTCGTCACCTGGCGAATTCAGGTCGAGCCGATCCGGACCGGCTGGCCGTCCGCGGTGGAAGTGCAGGTGGCTACCTCGTGTTGTCCGCGCTCGCGTTTCACGATGCGTTCGACGCCGGCGTGAGTTACTACGGCGTCGCCGATCTCGAGCGACTCGCCCAACTAACCCACAAATTCGAATCCAGGTATCTCGACCAACTCGTCGGTCCGTATCCCGACGCCGCCGACACCTACAGAGATCGGTCTCCGGTCGAACACGCCGGTAAGGTCGATGCCCCGGTGTTACTCCTGCAGGGCGAGGACGATCCGGTCGTCCCACTGTCACAGGCTGAGGCGATGGTCGAGGCGCTCGAATCGAACGACGTGGCGCACTCCCTTCTCGTCTTCGAGGACGAACGACACGGCTTTCGTCGGGCCGAATCTCGCGAGCGAGCCGTCGAAGCCGAACTCGCGTTCTACGCCGACGCGTTCGGACTGGCAGTGGCGGACGAACGTAACGAATAG
- a CDS encoding translation initiation factor eIF-2B — protein sequence MIDETAEEIREMQTHSSSAVAIRATRALEELLMREYTTVEEFHTAVDQNATVLRRANPSHASLQNALRKVVDDVTESDAADVEEAKSIASAIIQDVATRVESGKRRAAENAADYLAGDATLMTHDYSTTILEALEIATAEGASFDLYVTEARPRYIGRKAARAFSAIDGVDVTLITDAAGGYHLTECDRLVVGMDCIVDDVLYNRVGTFPLAAAATQLDVPVTVLGAASKLITQGFVFENEFRASSEVMLEPASEFAISNPAYDATPVALIENVITDEGEKRF from the coding sequence ATGATAGACGAGACGGCCGAAGAGATCCGCGAAATGCAAACGCACAGCTCCTCGGCGGTCGCGATACGAGCGACCCGCGCGCTAGAGGAACTGTTAATGCGCGAGTACACGACGGTCGAGGAGTTCCACACCGCCGTCGACCAGAACGCGACGGTCCTGCGCCGGGCGAACCCCTCACACGCGTCGTTACAGAACGCGCTCCGAAAGGTCGTCGACGACGTCACCGAATCGGACGCGGCCGACGTCGAGGAGGCGAAGTCCATCGCCAGCGCCATCATCCAGGACGTCGCCACCCGCGTCGAGTCCGGAAAGCGTCGCGCGGCGGAGAACGCCGCCGACTACCTCGCGGGCGACGCGACGCTCATGACCCACGATTACTCAACGACGATCCTCGAAGCGCTCGAGATCGCGACCGCCGAGGGAGCGAGCTTCGATCTCTACGTGACGGAAGCCCGGCCGCGCTACATCGGTCGGAAGGCGGCCCGCGCCTTCTCCGCGATCGATGGCGTCGACGTCACCCTGATCACGGACGCCGCAGGCGGGTACCACCTGACCGAGTGCGATCGGCTCGTCGTCGGGATGGACTGCATCGTCGACGACGTCCTCTACAACCGGGTCGGGACGTTTCCGCTCGCCGCCGCGGCGACCCAGCTCGACGTCCCGGTCACCGTTCTCGGCGCGGCGTCGAAACTCATCACCCAGGGATTCGTGTTCGAAAACGAGTTCCGCGCGAGTAGCGAGGTGATGCTCGAACCCGCGAGCGAATTCGCCATCTCGAATCCGGCCTACGACGCGACGCCGGTCGCGTTGATCGAGAACGTGATCACGGACGAAGGCGAAAAGCGGTTCTGA
- a CDS encoding DUF555 domain-containing protein, giving the protein MSNYLVVMEAAWLVRDVDSIDDAIGVAVSTAGRRLNEKGKEYVEVDVGATGCPACGEPFESAFIAADTALVGLALEIDIFNADSEEHAERIAKSEIGGALRDVPLDVVDVFEEQEDED; this is encoded by the coding sequence ATGAGCAACTATCTCGTCGTGATGGAAGCCGCCTGGCTCGTTCGAGACGTCGACAGCATCGACGACGCCATCGGCGTGGCTGTGAGTACGGCCGGGAGACGACTGAACGAGAAAGGAAAGGAGTACGTCGAAGTCGACGTCGGGGCGACCGGCTGTCCGGCATGCGGAGAACCGTTCGAGTCGGCATTTATCGCCGCTGACACGGCGCTCGTCGGTCTTGCGCTCGAAATCGACATTTTCAACGCCGATAGTGAAGAACACGCCGAGCGAATCGCAAAGAGCGAGATCGGGGGCGCGCTACGAGATGTCCCGCTCGATGTCGTCGACGTGTTCGAAGAACAGGAAGACGAAGACTGA
- a CDS encoding CBS domain-containing protein, whose translation MELPTPEDLRQRRTELELTQSTLAERADVSQPLIARIEGGDVDPRLSTLRRIVNALDEAAGDIIRADDLMNESVVSVSPDDSVSEAAALMESEAYSQLAVIKDGIPVGSISQSDLVHLDADARDQPVSEHMAESFPTVSKDATVDEISNLLDHYKAVMITEAGETVGILTEADLAARLS comes from the coding sequence ATGGAACTACCGACGCCAGAAGATCTCCGTCAGCGTCGGACGGAACTCGAACTGACCCAGAGTACGCTGGCCGAACGCGCGGACGTTTCTCAGCCGTTGATCGCACGGATCGAAGGCGGTGACGTCGATCCCCGTCTCTCGACGCTCCGACGGATAGTCAACGCCCTCGACGAGGCGGCCGGCGACATCATCCGCGCGGATGATCTGATGAACGAATCGGTCGTCAGCGTCTCGCCCGACGATTCCGTGAGCGAGGCGGCGGCACTCATGGAGTCTGAAGCGTACTCTCAGCTAGCCGTCATCAAAGACGGCATTCCGGTCGGATCGATAAGCCAGAGCGACCTGGTTCACCTCGACGCCGATGCACGGGATCAGCCCGTTTCAGAACACATGGCAGAGAGCTTTCCGACGGTTTCGAAGGACGCGACCGTAGACGAGATCAGTAACTTACTCGATCACTACAAAGCCGTAATGATCACCGAGGCCGGCGAAACGGTCGGTATCTTGACCGAAGCGGATCTCGCTGCTCGGCTATCGTGA
- the psmB gene encoding archaeal proteasome endopeptidase complex subunit beta codes for MRTPTVDDFSNTVNRLDGHTDPYSPELGSLPNNDVRAEDLDTVNKTGTTTIGIATEDGVVIATDMRASLGGRFVSNKNVQKVEQIHPTGALTMVGSVGGAQSFISSLRAEVNLYESRRGADMSIDALATLAGNFARGGPFFAIHPILGGVDDDGSHVYSIDPAGGVMKDEYTVTGSGMQLAYGHLEQTYEEGLSNDEATTIAAQGIKSAAERDTGSGNGVFLCEITEDGVDIHGHHDFDDVI; via the coding sequence ATGCGTACGCCTACTGTCGACGACTTCTCGAACACGGTGAACCGTCTCGACGGACACACCGATCCGTACAGTCCGGAACTCGGCTCGCTCCCGAACAACGACGTCAGGGCGGAGGACTTAGACACCGTCAACAAGACGGGTACGACCACCATCGGTATCGCGACCGAAGACGGCGTCGTCATCGCGACCGACATGCGCGCCAGTCTCGGCGGTCGGTTCGTCTCGAACAAAAACGTCCAGAAAGTCGAACAGATCCACCCGACGGGCGCGCTCACGATGGTCGGCAGCGTCGGTGGTGCCCAGTCGTTCATCTCGAGTCTGCGCGCCGAGGTGAACCTCTACGAATCCCGACGCGGAGCGGACATGAGTATCGACGCCCTGGCGACGCTCGCCGGAAACTTCGCCCGTGGCGGTCCGTTCTTCGCGATCCATCCCATCCTCGGCGGCGTCGACGACGATGGAAGCCACGTCTACAGCATCGACCCGGCCGGCGGCGTCATGAAAGACGAGTACACGGTCACCGGTTCGGGGATGCAACTGGCCTACGGTCACTTAGAACAGACCTACGAGGAGGGCCTCTCGAACGACGAAGCGACGACGATCGCCGCCCAGGGGATCAAATCGGCCGCCGAGCGAGATACGGGATCGGGCAACGGCGTCTTCCTCTGTGAGATAACCGAAGACGGCGTCGATATCCACGGTCATCACGACTTCGACGACGTAATCTAG
- a CDS encoding TIGR00341 family protein produces MRLVQLYIPRGERPSILASLDAEGVEYGLTEETSEGAFEAIASIPVPVDSVDSLLSRLRDGGLHEDVRIVVVGVEAAVSGGPEREQVPAGGTRLSRDELRSRAIDLAPATSTFLALLVLSSVIATAGLLTNSAATIIGAMVVAPLMGPALAASVGVVVHDETLASRGVFLQAGGLAVTVATAAIIGWVLRGTVLLPPGLDITTIPEVDERISPTLLSLFLALGSGAAAVVSLTRNVGTVLVGVAIAVALVPPAATAGLGIAWGHTTVVLTSGTLVLVNLLAINLTALVLLWALGYRPHEIDHVDRAIRRLASRSAVIVVAIALLTIVLAGVTVGTYQTASVTHDIDEELEAMNADPAFEAYVFHDVGVEYDLHDVYTDRPGEVTVLVERPPGEGAPDDFADTVRERLEAATGTDLVVAVELVDTQRSGEGDP; encoded by the coding sequence ATGCGACTCGTTCAACTGTACATCCCACGCGGTGAGCGACCGTCCATCCTGGCCTCGCTCGACGCGGAAGGGGTCGAGTACGGACTCACCGAGGAGACTAGCGAGGGCGCGTTCGAGGCGATTGCCTCGATCCCCGTCCCGGTCGATTCGGTCGATTCGCTCCTCTCTCGGCTCAGAGACGGTGGGCTCCACGAGGACGTGCGCATCGTCGTCGTCGGGGTCGAAGCGGCCGTCTCCGGGGGGCCAGAACGCGAGCAAGTGCCGGCGGGCGGAACCAGGTTGTCGCGGGACGAACTGCGGTCGCGGGCGATCGACCTCGCGCCGGCCACGTCGACGTTTCTCGCGCTGCTCGTCCTGAGTAGCGTGATCGCGACCGCCGGCCTGCTGACGAACTCGGCGGCGACGATCATCGGGGCGATGGTGGTCGCACCGCTGATGGGCCCGGCGCTGGCTGCGAGCGTGGGCGTCGTCGTGCACGACGAAACGCTCGCCTCTCGCGGGGTGTTCCTACAGGCCGGAGGATTGGCGGTGACCGTCGCGACGGCGGCGATCATCGGCTGGGTGTTGCGGGGTACGGTCTTGCTTCCCCCTGGACTCGACATCACGACGATTCCCGAAGTCGACGAGCGAATCTCTCCGACGCTTCTCTCGCTGTTTCTCGCACTCGGTTCCGGGGCTGCAGCCGTCGTCAGTCTGACCAGAAACGTCGGAACGGTGCTCGTCGGCGTGGCGATCGCCGTCGCGCTCGTCCCGCCGGCGGCGACGGCGGGGCTCGGAATCGCATGGGGACACACCACGGTCGTGCTCACGTCGGGGACGCTCGTGCTGGTGAACTTACTCGCGATCAATCTCACCGCGTTGGTCTTGCTCTGGGCGCTGGGGTATCGTCCGCACGAGATCGACCACGTCGATCGAGCGATTCGACGACTCGCCTCCAGATCTGCGGTTATCGTCGTCGCGATTGCGCTACTCACTATCGTTCTCGCGGGCGTCACCGTTGGGACGTACCAGACGGCGTCGGTGACCCACGATATCGACGAGGAACTCGAAGCGATGAACGCCGATCCGGCGTTCGAGGCGTACGTCTTTCACGACGTCGGCGTCGAGTACGATCTCCACGACGTTTACACCGACCGACCGGGTGAAGTAACCGTCCTCGTCGAGCGCCCGCCTGGTGAAGGGGCTCCGGACGATTTCGCTGACACCGTTAGAGAACGGTTAGAGGCGGCGACGGGGACGGATCTGGTGGTCGCCGTCGAACTGGTCGATACGCAGCGAAGCGGCGAGGGTGACCCGTGA
- a CDS encoding cob(I)yrinic acid a,c-diamide adenosyltransferase, with protein sequence MSIYTGRGDDGETDLRDMSRVSKASERIESYGTVDELNALIGTIRPTDHDDVDEKLATVQNHLHVIQADFANPTPEADDPQIEADHVRTLEGWIDGYDDELEPLTSFILPTGAEHGAAIHHARAVCRRAERRAVALGSVEDSVNEQAIQYLNRLSDVLFTLARVLNQREGAVEEAPSY encoded by the coding sequence ATGTCGATTTACACCGGCCGTGGCGACGACGGCGAGACGGATCTCCGCGATATGTCCCGCGTGTCGAAGGCGAGCGAGCGGATCGAATCGTACGGCACCGTCGACGAACTCAACGCGCTCATCGGGACCATCCGACCGACCGACCACGACGACGTCGACGAGAAGCTGGCGACGGTACAGAACCACCTCCACGTGATCCAGGCGGACTTCGCGAATCCGACCCCCGAGGCGGACGACCCGCAAATCGAGGCCGACCACGTGCGAACGCTCGAAGGGTGGATCGACGGCTACGACGACGAACTCGAACCCCTGACGTCGTTTATCCTGCCGACGGGGGCCGAACACGGCGCGGCGATCCACCACGCGCGAGCCGTCTGCCGACGCGCAGAACGCAGAGCGGTCGCGTTAGGGTCCGTCGAGGACTCCGTCAACGAACAGGCGATCCAGTACCTGAATCGCCTCTCCGACGTGCTGTTTACCCTCGCCCGCGTCCTCAACCAGCGCGAGGGCGCCGTCGAGGAAGCACCGTCGTATTAG
- a CDS encoding PQQ-binding-like beta-propeller repeat protein, with protein sequence MTDRLRGRRHVLKLTGAAIGGVAMGSAAATTNRGEPGTERWHHSVTGPITSSPTVVDGTVYVGSDDFMLYAFDATDGDREWFFTPAHGQAKSSPQVIDGTVYAGFRIGRIYAIDSSTGDDEWFFEPDRYELSSPTVAKNAVFFGTGAVVPDGGEYVGRDLGIYAVDRTSGERLWRFETDGAVDSSPAVVDGVVYVGCDDNTVYAIDAHEGTDRWQFQTGDSVTGSPTVVDGTVYVGSHDSRLYAIDSTSGTDTWEYETDGPIRSTPTVADDVAYVGSDDGSLYAIDTANGSREWRFQTGDAVESSPTVVGQTVFVGSNDGSLYAVDTRDGSEVWRFETTRSITSSPTVVDGIVYVGSQDSTVYAVHAGVPGSSGDSRITQGVLGHTNRWSTNSVHDEYVPIETRSDSTDGSDDGMPGFGPAAAVTGIAGAGYALKRRLDSRNVSRD encoded by the coding sequence ATGACCGACCGACTGCGGGGTCGACGTCACGTGTTGAAACTGACCGGAGCGGCTATCGGGGGAGTCGCGATGGGTTCGGCGGCGGCGACGACCAATCGAGGGGAACCCGGTACGGAACGTTGGCACCATTCTGTCACCGGGCCGATCACCTCGTCACCGACGGTCGTCGACGGAACCGTCTACGTCGGGAGTGACGATTTTATGCTGTACGCGTTCGACGCAACAGATGGGGACCGAGAGTGGTTTTTCACACCGGCTCACGGCCAAGCGAAATCGTCGCCACAGGTGATCGATGGAACCGTTTACGCGGGATTCAGGATCGGCCGCATCTACGCGATCGATTCATCAACCGGTGACGACGAATGGTTCTTCGAACCCGACCGGTACGAACTCTCGTCGCCGACGGTTGCGAAAAACGCCGTGTTCTTCGGCACGGGTGCCGTCGTGCCGGACGGCGGCGAGTACGTCGGTCGTGACCTCGGCATATACGCGGTCGATCGGACCAGCGGCGAACGGTTGTGGCGTTTCGAAACCGACGGAGCGGTCGACTCCTCGCCGGCCGTCGTCGATGGGGTTGTCTACGTCGGTTGCGACGACAATACCGTCTACGCCATCGACGCTCACGAGGGGACCGATCGCTGGCAGTTTCAAACGGGCGATTCGGTGACCGGATCGCCGACCGTCGTGGACGGAACGGTCTACGTTGGAAGCCACGATAGCCGGTTATATGCGATCGACTCGACGTCGGGCACGGACACCTGGGAGTACGAAACCGACGGCCCGATCCGGTCGACGCCGACCGTCGCTGACGACGTCGCGTACGTCGGGAGCGACGACGGCTCGCTTTACGCGATCGATACCGCCAACGGCTCGCGCGAGTGGCGGTTCCAGACCGGTGATGCGGTCGAATCCTCGCCGACGGTCGTCGGACAGACCGTGTTCGTCGGGAGCAACGACGGCTCCCTCTACGCAGTCGACACGCGAGACGGGAGCGAGGTGTGGCGGTTCGAGACGACTCGGTCGATCACGTCGTCGCCGACGGTTGTGGATGGGATCGTGTACGTCGGGAGCCAGGATTCCACTGTCTACGCCGTACACGCCGGCGTGCCGGGTTCGAGCGGCGATTCGCGGATTACTCAGGGGGTTCTCGGCCACACGAATCGATGGTCGACGAATTCAGTCCACGACGAGTACGTACCGATCGAGACTCGCTCGGACTCGACCGACGGGTCCGACGACGGAATGCCCGGCTTCGGACCAGCGGCGGCGGTGACTGGCATCGCTGGAGCCGGCTATGCGCTGAAACGACGGCTCGATTCCCGCAATGTCTCACGCGACTAA